A single window of Watersipora subatra chromosome 9, tzWatSuba1.1, whole genome shotgun sequence DNA harbors:
- the LOC137403901 gene encoding uncharacterized protein isoform X2, protein MKVTDSSQTKKMENRMANAEKYNVFLGGSCGGRKSPTTWRNKVAIPKLTAADVTFYNPQVETWTHDLIHKENKAKENSDWLLFMLEDSTRGIVSLVEVAYLVGSGRSVLFVLQQQRENGQLCIKDDTVSSLEVDDIRESQETLHSIINKHDCCQYSTVLETGLDLVIDGLRNNSSSLVQKTGHNSYSGKGEKKISYFLQRITAVLNIPIKHTDENGKKKRPGDLPITPHHRYSLGIIAAENPYNVVQQATQRLNSTQNDLYVSHGTAAKVLDTLRQCSVILVVIPSTALACSEMCKAVYLLSKHKNMVFCIQDIGEMTIDNGNSNLTKSAVDDFNRARAYVRDMAANHKSPVHTSFEEAMASTSKMLAGC, encoded by the exons ATGAAAGTCACAGATAGCTCACAGACTAAGAAAATGGAGAATAGAATGGCTAACGCAGAGAAATATAATG tcTTTCTTGGTGGTTCGTGCGGTGGCAGAAAATCGCCCACAACTTGGAGAAATAAAGTAGCCATTCCTAAACTGACCGCTGCAGACGTTACATTCTACAACCCT CAAGTAGAAACGTGGACTCATGATTTAATTCACAAAGAAAACAAAGCCAAAGAGAATTCTGATTGGTTGCTATTTATGCTGGAAGATAGTACTCGAGGAATCGTCTCCCTCGTAGAGGTTGCCTATCTAGTTG GCAGTGGTCGATCAGTGCTCTTTGTTCTGCAACAGCAAAGAGAAAATGGACAGCTATGCATTAAAGATGACACAGTTTCTAGTCT AGAGGTTGATGATATAAGGGAATCACAGGAAACGTTGCACTCAATCATTAACAAACATGACTGTTGTCAGTACTCAACTGTTTTGGAAACAGGCTTGGATCTCGTTATAGACGGACTCAGGAAC AATTCATCATCACTTGTACAAAAGACAGGACATAACTCTTATAGTGGTAAAGGAGAGAAAAAGATCTCGTATTTCCTTCAGAGGATTACTGCAGTCCTCAATATACCAATAAAACATACAG ATGAGAATGGAAAGAAAAAACGACCAGGCGATTTGCCAATAACACCTCATCATCGATATAGCCTTGGAATCATAGCAGCAGAGAACCCATATAATGTAGTACAACAGGCTACGCAAAGGCTCAA TTCTACCCAAAATGATTTGTACGTATCGCACGGCACCGCAGCTAAAGTCCTTGACACCCTACGTCAGTGTTCGGTGATTCTAGTCGTCATACCATCCACGGCCTTGGCCTGTTCAGAAATGTGCAAG GCTGTGTATTTGCTAAGCAAGCACAAAAATATGGTATTCTGTATACAAGATATCGGAGAAATGACAATAGACAATGGCAACTCG AATTTGACGAAATCAGCGGTGGATGACTTCAACAGAGCTAGAGCGTATGTCCGAGATATGGCCGCTAACCATAAATCACCCGTTCATACGTCCTTCGAAGAAGCGATGGCTTCTACATCCAAAATGCTTGCTGGTTGTTAG
- the LOC137403901 gene encoding uncharacterized protein isoform X1, protein MKVTDSSQTKKMENRMANAEKYNVFLGGSCGGRKSPTTWRNKVAIPKLTAADVTFYNPQVETWTHDLIHKENKAKENSDWLLFMLEDSTRGIVSLVEVAYLVGSGRSVLFVLQQQRENGQLCIKDDTVSSLEVDDIRESQETLHSIINKHDCCQYSTVLETGLDLVIDGLRNNSSSLVQKTGHNSYSGKGEKKISYFLQRITAVLNIPIKHTDENGKKKRPGDLPITPHHRYSLGIIAAENPYNVVQQATQRLKSIGSTQNDLYVSHGTAAKVLDTLRQCSVILVVIPSTALACSEMCKAVYLLSKHKNMVFCIQDIGEMTIDNGNSNLTKSAVDDFNRARAYVRDMAANHKSPVHTSFEEAMASTSKMLAGC, encoded by the exons ATGAAAGTCACAGATAGCTCACAGACTAAGAAAATGGAGAATAGAATGGCTAACGCAGAGAAATATAATG tcTTTCTTGGTGGTTCGTGCGGTGGCAGAAAATCGCCCACAACTTGGAGAAATAAAGTAGCCATTCCTAAACTGACCGCTGCAGACGTTACATTCTACAACCCT CAAGTAGAAACGTGGACTCATGATTTAATTCACAAAGAAAACAAAGCCAAAGAGAATTCTGATTGGTTGCTATTTATGCTGGAAGATAGTACTCGAGGAATCGTCTCCCTCGTAGAGGTTGCCTATCTAGTTG GCAGTGGTCGATCAGTGCTCTTTGTTCTGCAACAGCAAAGAGAAAATGGACAGCTATGCATTAAAGATGACACAGTTTCTAGTCT AGAGGTTGATGATATAAGGGAATCACAGGAAACGTTGCACTCAATCATTAACAAACATGACTGTTGTCAGTACTCAACTGTTTTGGAAACAGGCTTGGATCTCGTTATAGACGGACTCAGGAAC AATTCATCATCACTTGTACAAAAGACAGGACATAACTCTTATAGTGGTAAAGGAGAGAAAAAGATCTCGTATTTCCTTCAGAGGATTACTGCAGTCCTCAATATACCAATAAAACATACAG ATGAGAATGGAAAGAAAAAACGACCAGGCGATTTGCCAATAACACCTCATCATCGATATAGCCTTGGAATCATAGCAGCAGAGAACCCATATAATGTAGTACAACAGGCTACGCAAAGGCTCAAGTCAATTGG TTCTACCCAAAATGATTTGTACGTATCGCACGGCACCGCAGCTAAAGTCCTTGACACCCTACGTCAGTGTTCGGTGATTCTAGTCGTCATACCATCCACGGCCTTGGCCTGTTCAGAAATGTGCAAG GCTGTGTATTTGCTAAGCAAGCACAAAAATATGGTATTCTGTATACAAGATATCGGAGAAATGACAATAGACAATGGCAACTCG AATTTGACGAAATCAGCGGTGGATGACTTCAACAGAGCTAGAGCGTATGTCCGAGATATGGCCGCTAACCATAAATCACCCGTTCATACGTCCTTCGAAGAAGCGATGGCTTCTACATCCAAAATGCTTGCTGGTTGTTAG